One part of the Equus asinus isolate D_3611 breed Donkey chromosome 6, EquAss-T2T_v2, whole genome shotgun sequence genome encodes these proteins:
- the PCGF1 gene encoding polycomb group RING finger protein 1 isoform X2 — protein sequence MASPQGGQIAIAMRLRNQLQSVYKMDPLRNEEEVRVKIKDLNEHIVCCLCAGYFVDATTITECLHTFCKSCIVKYLQTSKYCPMCNIKIHETQPLLNLKLDRVMQDIVYKLVPGLQDSEEKRIREFYQSRGLDRVTQPSGEEPALSNLGLPFSSFDHSKAHYYRYDEQLSLCLERLSSGKDKNKSVLQNKYVRCSVRAEVRHLRRVLCHRLMLNPQHVQLLFDNEVLPDHMTMKQLWLSRWFGKPSPLLLQYSVKEKRR from the exons ATGGCGTCTCCTCAGGGGGGCCAGATTGCGATCGCGATGAGGCTTCGGAACCAGCTCCAGTCAGTGTACAAGATGGACCCGCTACGGAACGAG GAGGAGGTACGAGTAAAGATCAAAGACCTGAATGAGCACATCGTCTGCTGTCTGTGTGCCGGCTACTTCGTGGATGCCACCACCATCACAGAGTGTCTTCATACTT TCTGCAAGAGTTGTATTGTGAAGTACCTCCAAACCAGCAAGTACTGCCCCATGTGCAACATCAAGATCCACGAGACACAGCCACTGCTCAACCTCAAACTGGACCGGGTCATGCAGGACATTGTGTACAAGCTAGTGCCTGGCTTGCAAGACA GTGAAGAGAAACGAATTCGAGAATTCTACCAGTCCCGAGGACTGGACCGTGTCACCCAGCCCAGTGGGGAAG agccagccctgagcaACCTTGGCCTCCCCTTTAGCAGCTTTGACCACTCCAAAGCCCACTACTATCGCTATGATGAGCAGCTGAGCCTGTGTCTGGAGCGGCTGAG TTCTGGCAAAGACAAGAATAAAAGCGTCCTGCAG AACAAATATGTCCGATGTTCTGTTAGAGCTGAGGTTCGCCATCTCCGAAGGGTCCTGTGTCACCGCTTGATGCTAAATCCCCAGCAT GTGCAGCTCCTTTTTGACAATGAAGTGCTCCCTGATCACATGACCATGAAGCAGCTATGGCTCTCCCGCTGGTTCGGCAAG CCATCCCCTTTGCTTTTACAATACAGtgtgaaagagaagaggaggtaG
- the PCGF1 gene encoding polycomb group RING finger protein 1 isoform X1 — MASPQGGQIAIAMRLRNQLQSVYKMDPLRNEEEVRVKIKDLNEHIVCCLCAGYFVDATTITECLHTFCKSCIVKYLQTSKYCPMCNIKIHETQPLLNLKLDRVMQDIVYKLVPGLQDSEEKRIREFYQSRGLDRVTQPSGEEPALSNLGLPFSSFDHSKAHYYRYDEQLSLCLERLSSGKDKNKSVLQNKYVRCSVRAEVRHLRRVLCHRLMLNPQHVQLLFDNEVLPDHMTMKQLWLSRWFGKKSSEFHQEGGPCYVRGPQRIARGEG; from the exons ATGGCGTCTCCTCAGGGGGGCCAGATTGCGATCGCGATGAGGCTTCGGAACCAGCTCCAGTCAGTGTACAAGATGGACCCGCTACGGAACGAG GAGGAGGTACGAGTAAAGATCAAAGACCTGAATGAGCACATCGTCTGCTGTCTGTGTGCCGGCTACTTCGTGGATGCCACCACCATCACAGAGTGTCTTCATACTT TCTGCAAGAGTTGTATTGTGAAGTACCTCCAAACCAGCAAGTACTGCCCCATGTGCAACATCAAGATCCACGAGACACAGCCACTGCTCAACCTCAAACTGGACCGGGTCATGCAGGACATTGTGTACAAGCTAGTGCCTGGCTTGCAAGACA GTGAAGAGAAACGAATTCGAGAATTCTACCAGTCCCGAGGACTGGACCGTGTCACCCAGCCCAGTGGGGAAG agccagccctgagcaACCTTGGCCTCCCCTTTAGCAGCTTTGACCACTCCAAAGCCCACTACTATCGCTATGATGAGCAGCTGAGCCTGTGTCTGGAGCGGCTGAG TTCTGGCAAAGACAAGAATAAAAGCGTCCTGCAG AACAAATATGTCCGATGTTCTGTTAGAGCTGAGGTTCGCCATCTCCGAAGGGTCCTGTGTCACCGCTTGATGCTAAATCCCCAGCAT GTGCAGCTCCTTTTTGACAATGAAGTGCTCCCTGATCACATGACCATGAAGCAGCTATGGCTCTCCCGCTGGTTCGGCAAG AAATCCTCTGAGTTTCATCAAGAAGGAGGGCCTTGCTATGTCCGTGGCCCCCAGCGAATTGCCAGAGGAGAGGGGTAG